The following coding sequences lie in one Salvelinus fontinalis isolate EN_2023a chromosome 21, ASM2944872v1, whole genome shotgun sequence genomic window:
- the LOC129818860 gene encoding relaxin-3-like yields the protein MLPKLSFVILVCVGTLLMCTSTQSLSRDNGMKLCGREFIRAVIFTCGGSRWKRSQDGDLDLFHASSHSDVREGEDSRLNWPHGLDQAAVADHPLQLSSSSPTPLAELLSLLDGVGDHRGSAVNLDPSEELQNHALVVGARELARSPSINWQRRNKRKRNFSLGVAGMCCNQGCTKNDIGRLC from the exons ATGCTACCAAAGCTTTCTTTTGTCATCCTTGTGTGTGTTGGTACTTTGTTAATGTGTACAAGCACTCAAAGCCTATCGAGAGACAATGGGATGAAACTGTGCGGCAGAGAGTTTATAAGAGCCGTTATCTTCACGTGCGGCGGGTCCCGTTGGAAACGGTCCCAAGATGGAGACTTGG ATCTCTTCCATGCCAGCTCCCATAGTGATGTCAGAGAGGGCGAGGACAGCAGACTCAACTGGCCTCATGGTCTGGACCAGGCCGCAGTAGCAGACCACCCTCTCCagctctcctcctcatcccccacCCCCCTGGCTGAACTCCTCTCACTCCTGGATGGAGTGGGGGACCATAGGGGGTCCGCGGTCAACCTCGACCCCAGTGAAGAGCTCCAGAATCATGCATTGGTGGTGGGAGCCAGAGAGTTGGCCAGGAGCCCAAGCATCAATTGGCAACGCCGCAACAAGCGAAAGAGGAACTTTTCCTTGGGCGTAGCTGGCATGTGCTGCAACCAGGGCTGCACTAAGAATGACATTGGGCGTCTGTGCTGA